A stretch of Schistocerca americana isolate TAMUIC-IGC-003095 chromosome 3, iqSchAmer2.1, whole genome shotgun sequence DNA encodes these proteins:
- the LOC124606198 gene encoding cuticle protein 38-like, translated as MPSPKWAPCQVSPADRRAAVGVTQRATGGRPALDAVLCPLLRPSHAGPCVTPRCAGLPVVRRWLAPRACWALRFRERARYKNPPAVARGTPPPTSTADMYKLSIVLVAVALCAVQAAPAPKASPGLLAAAPVAYAAAPVAYAAPAVVTAHSSQVVAQNFHAPLVAAAYALPAAIHAPAAAFVL; from the exons ATGCCTTCACCGAAG TGGGCGCCCTGCCAGGTGTCGCCAGCTGACCGGCGGGCCGCTGTCGGCGTTACGCAACGGGCGACTGGCGGTCGTCCAGCGCTGGACGCTGTGCTCTGCCCATTGTTACGCCCGTCACACGCCGGGCCTTGCGTAACGCCGCGCTGCGCTGGACTACCTGTTGTCCGGCGATGGCTCGCGCCGCGCGCGTGTTGGGCGCTGCGCTTCCGCGAGCGCGCCCGCTATAAGAACCCGCCGGCCGTAGCCCGGGGCACTCCGCCTCCGACGAGCACCGCAGACATGTACAAGCTG AGCATCGTGCTGGTGGCAGTGGCGCTGTGCGCCGTGCAGGCGGCCCCCGCCCCCAAGGCGTCGCCCGGCCTGCTGGCGGCCGCCCCCGTGGCCTACGCGGCCGCCCCcgtggcctacgccgcccccgccgtggTGACGGCGCACAGCTCTCAGGTGGTGGCGCAGAACTTCCACGCGCCGCTCGTCGCAGCCGCCTACGCCCTGCCGGCCGCCATCCACGCGCCCGCCGCCGCCTTCGTGCTGTGA